The following proteins are co-located in the Nocardioides piscis genome:
- a CDS encoding Fur family transcriptional regulator has translation MAVLAALHQHPHADTETVIDLVRTDIGAVSHQAVYDVLRVLTDAGLVRRIQPAGATARYEARVADNHHHLVCRTCGEISDVDCAVGEAPCLTASDDHGFVVDEAEVVYWGTCPTCATASATASAHE, from the coding sequence ATGGCGGTCCTGGCCGCGCTGCACCAACACCCGCACGCCGACACCGAGACGGTCATCGACCTGGTCCGCACCGACATCGGAGCCGTCTCCCACCAGGCCGTCTACGACGTCCTGCGAGTGCTGACCGATGCCGGTCTGGTCCGGCGCATCCAGCCCGCCGGCGCGACCGCGCGTTATGAGGCCCGCGTCGCCGACAACCACCACCACCTGGTCTGCCGCACGTGCGGCGAGATCAGCGACGTCGACTGCGCCGTCGGCGAAGCCCCGTGCCTGACCGCCTCGGACGACCACGGCTTCGTGGTCGACGAGGCTGAGGTCGTGTATTGGGGCACGTGCCCCACCTGTGCCACCGCAAGTGCCACCGCAAGTGCCCACGAGTGA
- a CDS encoding aminotransferase class IV, protein MRAWLNGKLIDDPTGPTLSVTDHGFTVGDGVFESIKTLQGQPFALTRHLERLARSASGLGLAAPDHDEVRRGVAEVLSGVSDERGRLRITLSAGPAPMGSGRGDGPPTLVVAYSALSPTPASTTVCTVPWPRNERGATAGLKTTSYAENVIALAHATERGASEAIFANTVGDLCEGTGSNVFYVVDGELRTPTLASGCLAGVTRALVLEWCGGVEVDEPMSVMEHASEAFLVSTTRDVQAISRWDDRELPAPGPVTEQCARTWAEREAEQVDP, encoded by the coding sequence ATGCGCGCGTGGTTGAACGGAAAGCTCATCGACGACCCGACGGGTCCCACCCTGAGCGTGACCGATCACGGCTTCACCGTGGGCGACGGTGTCTTCGAGTCGATCAAGACCCTCCAGGGTCAACCCTTCGCCCTCACCCGGCATCTCGAGCGCCTGGCACGCTCGGCGAGTGGGCTGGGACTGGCGGCTCCCGACCACGACGAGGTCCGCCGGGGCGTCGCCGAGGTCCTGTCCGGAGTCTCCGACGAGCGCGGCCGGCTGCGCATCACCTTGTCCGCCGGTCCGGCGCCGATGGGTTCGGGGCGCGGCGACGGACCCCCCACGTTGGTCGTCGCCTACTCCGCCCTGTCGCCGACCCCGGCCTCGACCACCGTCTGCACCGTGCCGTGGCCGCGCAACGAGCGCGGAGCCACGGCCGGCCTGAAGACCACGTCGTACGCCGAGAACGTCATCGCCCTCGCACACGCGACGGAACGGGGTGCGAGCGAGGCGATCTTCGCCAACACGGTCGGCGACCTGTGCGAGGGCACCGGGTCCAACGTCTTCTACGTGGTCGACGGGGAGCTCCGCACGCCGACGCTGGCCAGCGGCTGCCTGGCCGGCGTCACCCGGGCGCTGGTGCTCGAGTGGTGTGGGGGAGTCGAGGTCGACGAGCCGATGTCGGTGATGGAGCACGCCAGCGAGGCATTCCTGGTCTCCACGACCCGGGACGTGCAGGCGATCAGCCGTTGGGACGACCGCGAGCTGCCGGCGCCCGGGCCGGTGACCGAGCAGTGCGCCCGCACCTGGGCGGAGCGCGAGGCCGAGCAGGTCGACCCCTGA
- the hisI gene encoding phosphoribosyl-AMP cyclohydrolase, which produces MSPLDQAIADRLKRTPDGLVPAIAQQHDTGEVLMLGWMDDEALARTLSTGRATYWSRSRQEYWSKGDTSGHVQHVREVRLDCDGDTLLVKVDQVGVACHTGERTCFDADLLQGTDG; this is translated from the coding sequence GTGAGCCCCTTGGACCAAGCCATCGCCGACCGTCTCAAGCGCACTCCCGACGGGCTGGTCCCCGCCATCGCCCAGCAGCACGACACCGGCGAGGTGCTGATGCTGGGGTGGATGGACGACGAGGCGCTCGCGCGCACCCTCTCGACCGGCCGCGCGACGTACTGGAGCCGGTCTCGCCAGGAGTACTGGTCCAAGGGCGACACCAGCGGTCACGTCCAGCACGTTCGGGAGGTGCGCCTCGACTGCGACGGCGACACCCTGCTCGTCAAGGTCGACCAGGTGGGTGTCGCCTGCCACACCGGCGAGCGCACCTGCTTCGACGCCGACCTCCTCCAGGGCACCGATGGCTGA
- a CDS encoding Trp biosynthesis-associated membrane protein, with protein sequence MAERRTFGPVLLVGLASAALAALAGTKRWADLGSATYDSTSETYRLESGQLLTTGAAQVPLVGALGLVLLACWGVLLVTRGRVRRGVALLALVTACGLLATTVVGLVSVPDALLDAVREAGVSTDVTSASRTLWPWAALVGAVASVAAAAVAVRHVSSWPEMGSRYDAPAAQARAAAEPEDNLDIWRALDEGHDPTRPSAP encoded by the coding sequence ATGGCTGAGCGCCGCACGTTCGGACCCGTGCTCCTGGTGGGGTTGGCGTCCGCCGCCCTCGCCGCCCTTGCCGGTACCAAGCGCTGGGCAGACCTCGGCTCCGCCACCTACGACTCCACGAGCGAGACCTATCGGCTCGAGTCGGGGCAGCTCCTGACCACCGGTGCCGCCCAGGTCCCCCTGGTGGGGGCCCTGGGCCTGGTGCTGCTCGCCTGCTGGGGCGTGCTCCTGGTGACCCGAGGGCGCGTACGCCGAGGCGTGGCCCTCCTGGCGCTCGTGACCGCCTGCGGGCTGCTGGCGACGACCGTCGTCGGGCTGGTCTCCGTGCCTGACGCGCTGCTCGATGCCGTGAGGGAAGCGGGTGTCTCCACCGATGTCACCTCTGCCAGCCGAACCCTCTGGCCCTGGGCCGCCCTGGTCGGCGCCGTCGCCAGCGTGGCCGCGGCTGCGGTCGCCGTACGCCACGTGTCCTCGTGGCCGGAGATGGGCAGCCGCTACGACGCTCCGGCGGCACAGGCCCGGGCGGCAGCCGAGCCGGAGGACAATCTCGACATCTGGCGGGCCCTGGACGAGGGGCATGACCCGACCCGCCCGAGCGCCCCCTAG
- a CDS encoding HGxxPAAW family protein, which yields MADNHGNTPAAWTAVGVAMIGFLVGSIALMRDPVNMTWFWVGIALGVIAFPLFLVLAKLGFHSENH from the coding sequence ATGGCGGACAACCACGGCAACACCCCGGCAGCCTGGACAGCGGTGGGCGTCGCCATGATCGGGTTCCTGGTCGGCAGCATCGCGTTGATGCGTGACCCGGTGAACATGACCTGGTTCTGGGTCGGGATCGCGCTCGGCGTGATCGCCTTCCCGCTATTCCTGGTCTTGGCCAAGCTCGGCTTCCACTCCGAGAACCACTGA
- a CDS encoding DUF2752 domain-containing protein, translated as MNARARRLAPPLAAGALVALATVALRLRDPHVDNSWGVCPTRLVTGLDCPLCGGLRAVNDLTHADVGAALSSNLLLVLAVPVIIAFWIRRLVVCWRGGEAMVPLRIAPWVWVGGLAVLSVFTVLRNLPGSWLAA; from the coding sequence ATGAACGCGCGGGCCCGCCGGCTCGCGCCCCCGCTCGCCGCCGGAGCGCTCGTCGCCCTGGCGACCGTCGCCCTGCGGCTGCGTGACCCACACGTCGACAACAGCTGGGGCGTGTGCCCCACGCGCCTGGTCACGGGCCTCGACTGTCCCCTGTGTGGGGGACTGCGTGCGGTCAACGACCTCACGCACGCCGACGTGGGTGCCGCGTTGTCGAGCAACCTCCTCCTGGTGCTCGCGGTGCCGGTGATCATCGCCTTCTGGATCCGCCGCCTCGTCGTCTGCTGGCGCGGGGGAGAGGCGATGGTGCCGCTGAGGATCGCGCCCTGGGTATGGGTCGGCGGGCTCGCCGTGCTCTCGGTCTTCACCGTCCTGCGCAACCTGCCGGGTTCCTGGCTCGCGGCTTGA
- the trpC gene encoding indole-3-glycerol phosphate synthase TrpC: MSVLVEIVAGVREDLAAREATTPLADVRAALADVDAPRDPMPAFRGPGSSVIAEVKRKSPSKGDLAEITDPAGLASAYQRGGAAAISVLTEQRRFNGSLDDLRAVRAAVETPILRKDFIVTSYQLVEARAAGADMALLIVAALDDDDLRRLHDEARELGLTVLVEVHDEPETERAVALGAELIGVNARNLKTLAVDNDTFGRLAPLVPDDRVLVAESGISGPDDVERFVREGAQVVLVGEALVRDGDAEAAVRAMTGVE, from the coding sequence ATGTCCGTGCTCGTTGAGATCGTCGCCGGCGTCCGCGAGGATCTCGCCGCCCGCGAGGCCACCACCCCGCTGGCCGACGTCCGGGCCGCGCTGGCCGACGTCGACGCCCCCCGCGACCCGATGCCGGCGTTCCGCGGTCCCGGCTCGAGCGTGATCGCCGAGGTGAAGCGCAAGAGCCCCAGCAAGGGCGACCTCGCCGAGATCACCGACCCGGCCGGGTTGGCGTCGGCATACCAACGAGGCGGCGCAGCCGCGATCTCGGTGCTGACCGAGCAGCGTCGCTTCAACGGCAGCCTGGACGACCTCAGGGCCGTGCGGGCGGCTGTCGAGACCCCGATCCTGCGCAAGGACTTCATCGTCACCAGCTATCAGCTGGTCGAGGCGCGCGCAGCCGGCGCCGACATGGCGCTGCTCATCGTGGCCGCGCTCGATGACGACGACCTGCGCCGCCTCCACGACGAGGCGCGCGAGCTCGGCCTCACCGTGCTGGTCGAGGTGCACGACGAACCCGAGACCGAGCGTGCGGTCGCTCTCGGCGCCGAGCTCATCGGTGTCAACGCCCGGAACCTCAAGACGCTCGCGGTGGACAACGACACCTTCGGTCGGCTCGCACCGCTGGTCCCCGACGACCGGGTGCTGGTCGCCGAGTCCGGCATCAGCGGCCCCGACGACGTCGAGCGCTTCGTCCGCGAGGGCGCCCAGGTCGTCCTGGTCGGCGAGGCGCTCGTCAGGGACGGCGACGCCGAGGCCGCAGTTCGCGCGATGACAGGAGTGGAATGA
- the trpB gene encoding tryptophan synthase subunit beta, translated as MTTTYDADERGYFGDSWGGRFMPEALVAALDELTVAWREAMADQEFVDSFELICREYAGTPSLLYHAERLSQKVGARVLLKREDLNHTGAHKIRNVLGQALLTRRMGKTRVIAETGAGQHGVASATAAAYFGLDCTVYMGAVDTRRQALNVARMQLLGAKVIPVESGSATLKDAINEAMRDWVASVDHTAYLFGTAAGPHPFPSLVRDFTRGIGDEARAQCLEQFGILPDAIGACVGGGSNAIGLFTAFLDDESVAIHGFEPGGDGVETGRHAATIHAGEAGVLHGARTYVLQDEDGQTIESHSISAGLDYPGVGPQHAHLAAIGRATYTPVTDAEAMEALALLSRTEGIIPAIESAHAIAGGLEVARRLGEEKGPEATIIINLSGRGDKDMGTAIEWFGLGDPEDEPETVVEGRAEEANR; from the coding sequence ATGACGACGACGTACGACGCCGACGAGCGTGGCTACTTCGGCGACTCGTGGGGCGGGCGGTTCATGCCCGAGGCTCTCGTCGCCGCCCTGGACGAGCTGACCGTTGCCTGGCGTGAGGCGATGGCCGACCAGGAGTTCGTCGACTCCTTCGAGCTCATCTGCCGCGAATACGCCGGCACGCCGAGCCTGCTCTACCACGCCGAGCGGCTCTCGCAGAAGGTCGGTGCGCGGGTCCTGCTCAAGCGTGAGGACCTCAACCACACCGGCGCACACAAGATCCGCAACGTGCTCGGTCAGGCGCTTTTGACCCGCCGCATGGGCAAGACCCGGGTGATCGCCGAGACCGGTGCCGGTCAGCACGGCGTCGCCAGCGCAACGGCCGCCGCCTACTTCGGTCTGGACTGCACCGTCTACATGGGCGCCGTCGACACCCGCCGCCAGGCGCTCAACGTCGCCCGCATGCAGCTGCTGGGCGCCAAGGTCATCCCCGTGGAGTCGGGGAGCGCGACCCTCAAGGACGCGATCAACGAGGCGATGCGCGACTGGGTGGCCAGCGTCGACCACACCGCCTACCTGTTCGGTACGGCGGCCGGCCCACACCCGTTCCCCAGCCTGGTCCGCGACTTCACGCGTGGCATCGGGGACGAGGCCCGGGCCCAGTGCCTCGAGCAGTTCGGCATCCTGCCCGACGCCATCGGGGCCTGCGTCGGTGGCGGCTCGAACGCGATCGGGTTGTTCACCGCCTTCCTCGACGACGAGTCGGTGGCGATCCACGGCTTCGAGCCCGGCGGGGACGGTGTGGAGACCGGACGGCACGCGGCGACCATCCACGCCGGCGAGGCGGGCGTGCTGCACGGCGCCCGCACCTACGTCCTCCAGGACGAGGACGGCCAGACGATCGAGTCACACTCGATCTCGGCCGGTCTCGACTACCCCGGCGTGGGACCGCAGCACGCCCACCTCGCGGCGATCGGCCGGGCGACCTACACCCCCGTCACCGATGCGGAGGCCATGGAGGCGCTCGCGTTGCTGAGCCGCACCGAGGGGATCATCCCGGCCATCGAGTCGGCGCACGCGATCGCCGGAGGGCTGGAGGTCGCCCGCCGGCTCGGTGAGGAGAAGGGGCCCGAGGCCACGATCATCATCAACCTGTCGGGACGCGGCGACAAGGACATGGGAACGGCGATCGAATGGTTCGGCCTCGGTGATCCCGAGGACGAGCCCGAGACCGTGGTCGAGGGTCGCGCCGAGGAGGCCAACCGGTGA
- the trpA gene encoding tryptophan synthase subunit alpha: MSASSAFAKARAEGRAALVGYLPAGFPSVDGSIEAMKVMVDGGCDVIEIGLPYSDPVMDGPTIQDAAQQALEGGVRTADVLRVVEAVAATGTPTLVMTYWNPVERYGVDRFAADLASAGGAGLITPDLTPDSAPEWIAAADRHGLDKVFLVAPSSTPERIAMTTAASRGFVYATAVMGVTGARTTTSELAGPLVERTRATTDLPIGVGLGVSNGDQAAEIAAYADGVIVGSAFVRTLLEHRGDLPAGLTALRALTEDLAGGVRRG; this comes from the coding sequence GTGAGCGCCAGCAGTGCATTCGCCAAGGCTCGGGCCGAGGGTCGCGCCGCACTGGTCGGCTACCTCCCGGCCGGGTTCCCCTCGGTCGACGGCTCCATCGAGGCAATGAAGGTGATGGTGGACGGCGGCTGCGACGTGATCGAGATCGGGCTGCCCTACAGCGACCCGGTGATGGACGGGCCGACGATCCAAGATGCCGCGCAACAGGCGCTGGAGGGCGGGGTCCGGACGGCCGACGTGCTGCGCGTCGTGGAGGCCGTGGCTGCGACCGGCACACCGACGCTGGTGATGACCTACTGGAACCCGGTGGAGCGCTATGGCGTCGACCGGTTCGCCGCTGACCTCGCCAGCGCCGGCGGGGCCGGCCTGATCACCCCCGACCTCACCCCGGACTCGGCGCCCGAGTGGATCGCCGCCGCCGACCGCCACGGGCTCGACAAGGTGTTCCTGGTGGCACCGAGCTCCACTCCTGAGCGGATCGCCATGACCACGGCGGCGTCGCGCGGCTTCGTCTATGCCACCGCGGTCATGGGTGTCACTGGTGCGCGCACCACCACCAGCGAGCTGGCAGGCCCGTTGGTGGAGCGCACCCGGGCGACCACGGACCTGCCGATCGGTGTCGGACTCGGCGTGAGCAACGGCGACCAGGCCGCGGAGATCGCGGCATATGCCGACGGCGTGATCGTCGGTTCCGCGTTCGTCCGCACCCTCCTCGAGCACCGCGGCGACCTGCCCGCCGGCCTCACGGCGCTGCGAGCCCTGACAGAGGACCTGGCCGGGGGAGTGCGGCGTGGATAG
- a CDS encoding SCO family protein, with the protein MDRRRAAGLLLGLALLTGCADGGTGSHQMTGTLLEPPFEVNGAALVDGSQSPYSLVEDTDDPLTLVFFGYTHCPDICGTVMSTMASAMTRLSEEDRSDVGVVFVTTDPQRDTPAVSADYATNFDPGFVGVSGDLDTISEVARPLGIAVEQGDKLPSGGYDVTHGTQIIAVDADDQGIAYWSEAVSSAQLAADIEHLLSEGA; encoded by the coding sequence GTGGATAGGCGCCGCGCCGCGGGTCTGCTGCTGGGTCTCGCGCTCCTGACCGGCTGTGCCGACGGTGGCACGGGGAGCCACCAGATGACCGGCACGCTCCTGGAACCTCCGTTCGAGGTGAACGGCGCTGCGCTGGTCGACGGCTCGCAGTCGCCGTACAGCCTGGTCGAGGACACGGACGACCCGCTGACCCTCGTCTTCTTCGGCTACACCCACTGCCCGGACATCTGCGGCACCGTGATGTCCACCATGGCCTCGGCCATGACGCGGCTCTCGGAGGAGGACCGCAGTGACGTCGGGGTCGTGTTCGTGACCACCGACCCGCAGCGCGACACCCCGGCGGTGTCGGCGGACTACGCGACCAACTTCGACCCCGGCTTCGTCGGGGTGAGCGGCGACCTCGACACGATCAGCGAGGTCGCCAGGCCCCTCGGGATCGCGGTCGAGCAGGGCGACAAGCTCCCCAGCGGGGGCTACGACGTCACCCACGGCACCCAGATCATCGCCGTGGACGCCGACGACCAGGGAATCGCCTACTGGAGCGAGGCCGTCTCGTCCGCCCAGCTGGCCGCTGACATCGAGCACCTCCTGAGCGAAGGGGCCTGA
- the lgt gene encoding prolipoprotein diacylglyceryl transferase, which translates to MQPLLTVLSIPSPSQGTWEIGPFPLRAYALCIIAGIIAAIWIGERRWVARGGRSGEVSDLALWGVPFGIVGARIYHVLTDWQLYFGEGQNPVTALYLWRGGLGVWGGIAMGALGVVIGARLRGIKLLPVLDAMAPGVLVAQALGRWGNWFNQELFGRPTTLPWALEIDEAHRPAGYLEHETFHPTFLYESLWCLAAFAVVVWADRRWRLGHGRVAALYVMTYTLGRLWIESLRIDEVQLADVGGLRFNEWTSIVLFGLATAYFVWAGRARPGREETVYSREPAPVSSTD; encoded by the coding sequence ATGCAGCCGCTCCTCACCGTCCTGAGCATTCCCAGCCCGAGCCAGGGCACCTGGGAGATCGGCCCCTTCCCGCTCCGGGCGTATGCGTTGTGCATCATCGCCGGGATCATCGCCGCGATCTGGATCGGCGAACGCCGCTGGGTCGCGCGTGGCGGACGCTCCGGCGAGGTGAGCGACCTGGCGCTGTGGGGTGTCCCGTTCGGCATCGTCGGCGCCCGGATCTATCACGTGCTCACGGACTGGCAGCTCTACTTCGGCGAGGGCCAGAACCCGGTGACCGCGCTCTACCTGTGGCGTGGCGGTCTCGGGGTCTGGGGCGGGATCGCGATGGGGGCGCTCGGCGTCGTCATCGGCGCCCGCCTGCGCGGGATCAAGCTGCTGCCGGTGCTCGACGCCATGGCACCCGGGGTGCTGGTCGCGCAGGCGCTCGGGCGGTGGGGCAACTGGTTCAACCAGGAGCTCTTCGGTCGACCGACCACCCTGCCGTGGGCCCTGGAGATCGACGAGGCCCACCGGCCAGCGGGCTATCTCGAGCACGAGACCTTCCACCCGACGTTCCTCTACGAGTCCTTGTGGTGCCTGGCCGCCTTCGCGGTGGTCGTGTGGGCCGACCGGCGATGGCGTCTGGGCCATGGCCGGGTGGCCGCCCTCTACGTCATGACCTACACCCTCGGGCGGCTGTGGATCGAGTCACTTCGCATCGACGAGGTCCAGCTCGCCGACGTGGGAGGGCTGCGGTTCAACGAGTGGACCTCGATCGTGCTCTTCGGCCTGGCCACCGCCTACTTCGTGTGGGCCGGGCGCGCCCGACCAGGACGCGAGGAGACGGTCTACAGCCGCGAACCCGCCCCGGTGTCGTCTACGGACTGA